Proteins from a single region of Diaphorobacter limosus:
- a CDS encoding NAD-dependent succinate-semialdehyde dehydrogenase, giving the protein MQRPSADQLAYTQPQLYINGQWLGIDGRQAEDVINPATGAVLARLPHATPADLDAALTAAQRAFCGWRAVAPLERSRILRAAAALLRERADAIAHGMTLEQGKPLREARLELLASADTFDWHAEEGRRNYGRVVPGRHLHQRITVLHEPVGVCAAFTPWNFPAITPARKMAGALAAGCTLIIKLAEETPATGLALVRALHDAGLPAGVLNAVFGVPAEVSTYLLDSPIVAKFSFTGSTAVGKQLAQQAARSLKRATMELGGHAPAIVCADAEVERAADMLIAGKFRNAGQVCIAPTRIYVLEPVYEAFVHAFLERARQLTPGNGLLDGSSMGPLANPRRVQAMRSLIADALERGAQLQCGGDAMAGPGYFWQPTVLTDVPEDARVMNEEPFGPLALINRAHSVDEALERANRLPYGLAAYAFTHDSATRMHLARGLQTGMLGINSLHVSMPEAPFGGVKESGWGSECGIEGLQEYCSIKLISED; this is encoded by the coding sequence ATGCAACGCCCATCGGCCGATCAGCTGGCCTACACCCAGCCCCAGCTCTATATCAACGGGCAATGGCTGGGCATTGATGGGCGCCAGGCCGAAGACGTGATCAACCCCGCCACCGGCGCGGTGCTGGCACGCCTGCCGCACGCCACGCCGGCCGACCTGGATGCCGCCCTGACCGCCGCGCAGCGGGCCTTTTGCGGCTGGCGCGCGGTAGCGCCGCTGGAGCGCTCGCGCATCCTTCGCGCCGCCGCTGCGTTGCTGCGCGAGCGCGCCGACGCCATCGCCCACGGCATGACGCTGGAGCAGGGCAAGCCGCTGCGCGAGGCGCGCCTGGAGCTGCTGGCCAGCGCCGACACCTTCGATTGGCATGCCGAAGAGGGCCGGCGCAACTACGGCCGCGTGGTACCGGGGCGCCACCTGCACCAGCGCATCACCGTGTTGCACGAGCCGGTGGGCGTGTGCGCGGCGTTCACGCCCTGGAACTTCCCGGCCATCACCCCCGCGCGCAAGATGGCCGGCGCCCTGGCCGCCGGCTGCACGCTGATCATCAAGCTGGCCGAGGAAACCCCGGCCACCGGCCTGGCCCTGGTGCGCGCGCTGCACGACGCGGGCCTGCCTGCGGGCGTGCTGAACGCCGTGTTCGGCGTGCCCGCCGAGGTGTCTACCTACCTGCTGGACAGCCCCATCGTCGCCAAGTTCTCCTTCACCGGCTCCACGGCCGTGGGCAAGCAGCTGGCGCAGCAGGCCGCCCGCAGCCTCAAGCGCGCCACCATGGAGCTGGGCGGCCACGCCCCGGCCATCGTCTGCGCCGACGCCGAGGTGGAGCGCGCCGCCGACATGCTCATCGCCGGCAAGTTCCGCAATGCCGGCCAGGTGTGCATCGCCCCCACACGCATCTATGTGCTGGAGCCGGTCTACGAGGCCTTCGTGCACGCCTTCCTGGAGCGCGCACGCCAGCTGACACCCGGCAACGGCCTGCTGGACGGCAGCAGCATGGGCCCGCTGGCCAACCCGCGCCGCGTGCAGGCCATGCGCAGCCTGATTGCCGACGCCCTGGAGCGCGGCGCACAGTTGCAATGCGGTGGCGATGCCATGGCCGGGCCGGGTTATTTCTGGCAACCCACGGTGCTCACCGACGTACCCGAGGACGCGCGCGTGATGAACGAAGAGCCCTTCGGCCCACTGGCGCTGATCAACCGCGCGCACAGCGTGGATGAAGCCCTGGAGCGCGCCAACCGTCTGCCCTATGGCCTGGCCGCCTACGCCTTCACCCACGACAGCGCCACGCGCATGCATCTGGCACGCGGTCTGCAGACCGGCATGCTGGGCATCAACAGCCTGCATGTCTCCATGCCCGAGGCGCCGTTTGGCGGCGTCAAGGAAAGCGGCTGGGGTTCGGAATGCGGCATCGAGGGGCTGCAGGAATATTGCAGCATCAAGCTGATCAGCGAGGATTGA
- a CDS encoding tripartite tricarboxylate transporter substrate binding protein: MTMHPITRRQLVAAGLLAAATQPFAALANDAWPTKPVRFIVPFPPGGPVDTTARAASLKLSEIWKTPTVIDNRAGAGGVVGAQAAAREAPDGYTLFMGAIHHSVNPTLMGNLPYDIEKDFAPVSFGAMFPVFVVVHPSVPANTLQELIALAKKPGSNLSYASSGNGGGTHLAGELFNMEAGTKLQHVPYKGSAPAMNDLLGGQVQIMFSDAPTALPHIKSGRVKVLAVASRKRSAMLPDVPAAAEAGLPNYEAYSWTALFAPAKTPQAVLDKINADFNTAFKDPAVRQRLLDGGAETAPGTQQEMRDFLRAEIAKWAKVIKTAGITTG, encoded by the coding sequence ATGACCATGCACCCCATCACCCGCCGCCAACTCGTTGCCGCCGGCCTGCTGGCCGCCGCCACACAACCCTTCGCCGCCCTGGCGAATGACGCCTGGCCCACCAAGCCGGTGCGCTTCATCGTGCCCTTCCCGCCCGGCGGCCCGGTGGACACCACGGCCCGCGCCGCCAGCCTGAAGCTGTCCGAGATCTGGAAGACCCCCACGGTGATCGACAACCGTGCCGGCGCCGGCGGCGTGGTCGGCGCCCAGGCCGCGGCGCGCGAGGCACCGGACGGCTACACCCTGTTCATGGGAGCCATCCACCATTCGGTCAACCCCACGCTGATGGGCAACCTGCCGTATGACATCGAAAAGGACTTCGCCCCCGTCAGCTTCGGCGCCATGTTCCCGGTGTTCGTCGTGGTGCACCCCTCGGTACCGGCCAATACCCTGCAGGAGCTGATCGCCCTGGCGAAGAAGCCTGGCAGCAACCTCAGCTACGCCTCATCGGGCAACGGCGGCGGCACGCACCTGGCGGGCGAGCTGTTCAACATGGAGGCGGGTACCAAACTGCAACATGTGCCCTACAAGGGCAGCGCCCCGGCCATGAACGACCTGCTGGGCGGCCAGGTGCAGATCATGTTCAGTGACGCGCCCACGGCGCTGCCGCACATCAAGAGCGGCCGCGTCAAGGTGCTGGCCGTGGCCAGCCGCAAGCGCTCGGCCATGCTGCCCGATGTGCCGGCCGCCGCCGAGGCCGGCCTGCCCAACTACGAGGCTTATTCCTGGACGGCGCTGTTCGCCCCGGCCAAGACACCGCAGGCCGTGCTGGACAAGATCAACGCCGACTTCAACACTGCCTTCAAGGATCCGGCCGTGCGCCAGCGACTGCTGGACGGCGGCGCCGAGACGGCCCCCGGCACGCAGCAGGAGATGCGCGACTTTCTGCGCGCCGAGATCGCCAAATGGGCCAAGGTGATCAAGACGGCGGGGATCACCACGGGGTAG
- a CDS encoding class I adenylate-forming enzyme family protein, which yields MAARIHQLLDRWLAQAPDRPFIHLPDGRSLSFADLGALTDAAEAELRQLGVRAGDRVLVVAENCPEHAALILAASRVGAWSCGVNARMAPGEVDAFAAKADARLLYFTASGSRAAAGHARRHAGVASVLPGMQHAAVREQATVEPPPLQDDVAALIFTSGTTGDPKGVMVTHEGLIHFARISAQSRALGPRDRSYAFVPMTHIFGLATVLLASLWAGAQLVLRPQFDPAELLDALAHHGVTQLQGPPALFSRLLGYLHEQGMEHPEAPALRYVYTGAGPLDLTLKHRVEATFGQALHHGYGLSEYAGSVHLTRMGEQRSDTSVGYVVEDAEVQVTDPATGQALPTGERGELWIRGRGLMRGYFRDPAATAAVMKAGGWYASGDLGELHADGALFVVGRLKEMIIRSGFNVYPAEVELALNQLPGVQRSAVVGRAEKDGNEEIIAFIELSPGASFDETAARARLREQLAPYKLPSHIVTVAELPTSTNGKVLKRQLQEQAATL from the coding sequence ATGGCAGCGCGCATTCATCAACTGCTGGATCGCTGGCTGGCTCAGGCGCCCGATCGGCCCTTCATACACCTGCCGGATGGCCGCAGCCTGAGCTTTGCCGACCTGGGCGCGCTGACCGACGCGGCCGAGGCCGAGCTGCGCCAGCTCGGCGTGCGCGCCGGCGACCGCGTGCTGGTGGTGGCCGAGAACTGCCCCGAGCATGCCGCGCTGATCCTGGCCGCGAGCCGCGTCGGCGCCTGGTCCTGCGGCGTGAATGCGCGCATGGCGCCGGGCGAGGTCGATGCCTTTGCCGCCAAGGCCGATGCGCGCCTGCTGTACTTCACGGCCAGCGGCTCGCGCGCCGCCGCCGGGCATGCGCGCCGCCATGCGGGCGTGGCCAGCGTGTTACCCGGCATGCAGCACGCCGCCGTGCGCGAGCAGGCCACGGTGGAGCCGCCGCCGCTACAGGACGACGTGGCGGCGCTGATCTTCACCTCGGGCACCACCGGGGATCCGAAGGGCGTGATGGTCACGCATGAGGGCTTGATCCACTTCGCCCGCATCTCGGCGCAATCGCGCGCGCTGGGCCCGCGGGACCGCAGCTACGCCTTCGTGCCCATGACGCATATCTTCGGCCTGGCCACGGTGCTGCTGGCCTCGCTCTGGGCCGGCGCGCAGCTGGTGCTGCGCCCGCAGTTCGACCCGGCCGAGCTGCTGGACGCGCTGGCGCACCACGGCGTGACGCAGCTGCAGGGCCCGCCGGCGCTGTTCTCGCGCCTGCTGGGGTACTTGCACGAGCAGGGCATGGAGCACCCCGAGGCGCCGGCGCTGCGCTACGTCTACACCGGCGCCGGGCCGCTGGATCTGACGCTGAAACACCGCGTCGAAGCCACCTTCGGCCAGGCGCTGCACCATGGCTACGGCCTGTCGGAATACGCCGGCTCGGTGCATCTGACGCGCATGGGCGAGCAGCGCTCTGACACCAGCGTGGGCTATGTGGTCGAGGATGCCGAGGTGCAGGTCACCGACCCGGCCACGGGCCAGGCGCTACCAACGGGCGAGCGCGGCGAGCTGTGGATACGCGGGCGCGGCCTGATGCGCGGCTACTTTCGTGACCCGGCCGCCACCGCCGCGGTGATGAAGGCGGGCGGCTGGTACGCCAGCGGCGACCTGGGCGAGCTGCATGCCGATGGCGCGCTGTTCGTCGTCGGGCGCCTGAAGGAGATGATCATCCGCTCGGGCTTCAACGTCTATCCGGCCGAGGTCGAGCTGGCGCTGAACCAGCTGCCCGGCGTGCAGCGCAGCGCCGTCGTCGGCCGGGCGGAGAAGGACGGCAACGAGGAGATCATCGCCTTCATCGAGCTCAGCCCCGGCGCCAGTTTTGACGAGACCGCCGCCCGCGCCCGGCTGCGCGAGCAGCTGGCGCCCTACAAGCTGCCCAGCCACATCGTGACCGTGGCCGAGCTGCCCACCAGTACCAACGGCAAGGTGCTCAAGCGCCAGTTGCAAGAGCAGGCCGCCACCCTTTAG
- a CDS encoding tripartite tricarboxylate transporter substrate binding protein: MPSCRRLAIAALALAPLALASTPAAAQDGQPVRLIVGYAAGGPVDQAARLFAPLLGKELGQSVIVENKTGANATIAGSEVVRAKPDGLTLWYAASPTITISPNVMSKMPFDPAKDLTPVAPILSYYNVLVVNNNEPYKSVRELVATAKSNPGKLAYGSAGVGGSNHLGALLFAKRSGIEMNHIPYKGNAPAMTDVIGGQLNMMLDIISTASAYIHSGKVRAIAVTSPQRNASLPDVPTFAESGIDGLKGFDVGGWYGVYGPKGMSPELVAKLNKAVNAALQQPELNKRYKELGYDEWTGDAHKLAERAAKERAMWATVTQGITVD, from the coding sequence ATGCCATCTTGCCGCCGCCTCGCCATCGCCGCACTGGCCCTGGCGCCCCTGGCCCTCGCCAGTACGCCGGCCGCTGCCCAGGACGGCCAGCCCGTGCGCCTCATCGTCGGCTATGCCGCGGGCGGCCCGGTGGATCAGGCCGCGCGCCTGTTTGCGCCCCTGCTGGGCAAGGAACTGGGCCAGTCCGTCATCGTGGAGAACAAGACCGGCGCCAACGCCACCATTGCCGGATCCGAGGTGGTGCGCGCCAAGCCCGATGGCCTGACGCTGTGGTACGCCGCCAGCCCCACCATCACCATCAGCCCCAACGTGATGAGCAAGATGCCGTTCGATCCGGCCAAGGACCTGACGCCCGTGGCGCCCATCCTGAGCTACTACAACGTGCTGGTGGTGAACAACAACGAGCCCTACAAGAGCGTGCGCGAGTTGGTGGCCACCGCCAAGTCCAATCCGGGCAAGCTGGCCTACGGCTCGGCCGGTGTGGGCGGCTCCAACCATCTGGGCGCGCTGCTGTTCGCCAAGCGCAGCGGCATCGAGATGAACCACATCCCCTACAAGGGCAACGCCCCGGCGATGACGGACGTGATCGGCGGGCAGCTCAACATGATGCTGGACATCATCAGCACCGCCAGCGCCTACATCCACAGCGGCAAGGTGCGCGCCATTGCCGTCACCTCGCCGCAGCGCAATGCCTCGCTGCCGGACGTGCCCACGTTCGCCGAGTCGGGCATCGACGGCCTCAAGGGCTTCGACGTGGGTGGTTGGTACGGCGTCTATGGCCCCAAGGGCATGTCGCCCGAGCTGGTGGCCAAGCTCAACAAGGCCGTCAATGCCGCGCTGCAGCAACCCGAGCTGAATAAGCGCTACAAGGAACTGGGCTACGACGAGTGGACGGGCGATGCGCACAAGCTGGCCGAGCGCGCCGCCAAGGAGCGCGCCATGTGGGCCACGGTGACGCAGGGCATCACCGTCGATTGA
- a CDS encoding acetyl-CoA C-acetyltransferase, producing the protein MRRAAIVTPLRTPVGTFGGSLRPVSVEELAATTVRAVVQKSGIDPTRIDDVVFAQSYASSETPCVGRWAALQAGLPVSVPGMQLDRRCGGGLQAIVTAAMMVQSGAADVVIAGGVESMSNIEYYSTDMRWGARSGNVRFYDRLDRGRERSQPVERFGKISGMIETAENLARDYQITREQADAFALCSHQKAAAAWAAGRFADEIVPVQVPQRKGDPILFSQDEGFRADATPESLGKLRALMPNGTVTAGNASQQNDASAACLIVAEDKLAELGLTPMATLVGWAAAGCEPSHMGIGPVPAVQKLLARLNLKIDDMDLVELNEAFACQVLAVLKGWGWQDQDAIAHKLNVNGSGISLGHPIGATGVRILATLLHELQRRKGRYGLETMCIGGGQGIAAVFERV; encoded by the coding sequence ATGCGCCGAGCCGCCATCGTCACCCCCCTTCGCACCCCCGTCGGCACCTTTGGCGGCAGCCTGCGCCCGGTGTCTGTCGAGGAGCTGGCCGCCACCACGGTGCGCGCCGTGGTGCAAAAAAGCGGCATAGACCCCACGCGCATCGACGATGTGGTGTTTGCCCAGTCCTACGCCAGCAGTGAGACGCCCTGCGTCGGCCGCTGGGCCGCGCTGCAGGCGGGGCTGCCCGTCAGCGTTCCCGGCATGCAGCTCGACAGGCGCTGCGGCGGCGGCCTGCAGGCCATCGTCACGGCGGCCATGATGGTGCAGAGCGGCGCCGCCGACGTGGTGATTGCCGGCGGCGTGGAGAGCATGAGCAACATCGAGTACTACAGCACCGACATGCGCTGGGGCGCACGCTCGGGCAACGTGCGCTTCTACGACCGGCTGGACCGCGGGCGCGAGCGCTCGCAGCCCGTGGAGCGCTTCGGCAAGATCTCCGGGATGATAGAGACGGCCGAGAACCTGGCGCGTGACTACCAGATCACGCGCGAGCAGGCCGACGCCTTTGCGCTGTGCAGCCACCAGAAGGCGGCCGCCGCCTGGGCGGCGGGGCGCTTTGCCGACGAAATCGTCCCGGTGCAGGTGCCGCAGCGCAAGGGCGATCCCATCCTGTTCAGCCAGGACGAGGGTTTCCGCGCCGACGCCACGCCTGAGAGCCTGGGCAAGCTGCGCGCGTTGATGCCGAACGGCACGGTGACGGCCGGCAACGCCAGCCAGCAAAACGATGCCAGCGCCGCCTGCCTGATCGTCGCCGAGGACAAGCTGGCCGAGCTGGGCCTGACCCCCATGGCCACCCTGGTTGGCTGGGCAGCGGCCGGTTGCGAGCCATCCCACATGGGCATAGGCCCGGTGCCGGCGGTGCAGAAACTGCTGGCGCGGCTGAACCTGAAGATCGACGACATGGACCTGGTCGAACTCAACGAGGCCTTCGCCTGCCAGGTGCTGGCCGTGCTCAAGGGCTGGGGCTGGCAGGACCAGGACGCCATCGCACACAAGCTCAACGTCAACGGCTCGGGCATCTCCCTGGGCCACCCCATCGGCGCCACCGGCGTGCGCATCCTGGCCACGCTGCTGCACGAGCTGCAGCGCCGCAAGGGCCGCTACGGCCTGGAGACCATGTGCATCGGCGGCGGCCAGGGCATCGCCGCGGTGTTCGAGCGGGTGTGA
- a CDS encoding acetyl-CoA hydrolase/transferase family protein produces MSADLARHLQQLIRPGDTLWWGQATAEPLTLTRALVEHRHAIAQGGRLGVFVGMAASDTLRPEQADVLDFFGYAAGGAHRQLADAGRLDILPSHYSHLPGLIQGGVLPADVLLLQVSKPDAEGRHSLGLVREYLPAVLAKARVVIAEVNPAIPWTHGGPYLQAGDFALLVDAEHLPLDQPRGAIGATEQQIARHIAGLIEDGATLQLGVGNLPEAVLAALHGHRDLGLHTGAVTDGIAQLAQAGVLTNAQKSIDRGVGVGGILMGSDILRRWAECNPQLELRATDYTHDPVVLAKSHKLAAINAAIEVDLTGQINAEVAAGCYVGAVGGAVDFLRGAARSRGGLPIVALPATAKGASRIVAQLSGPVSTPRSDAGLIVTEHGVADLRGQPLSRRVRRLIAIAAPEHRESLERQAHELLRRCGAVL; encoded by the coding sequence ATGAGCGCAGACCTGGCCCGGCACCTGCAGCAGCTGATCCGCCCCGGTGACACGCTGTGGTGGGGCCAGGCCACGGCCGAGCCCCTGACGCTGACGCGCGCGCTGGTCGAACACCGGCACGCCATTGCGCAGGGCGGGCGCCTCGGCGTATTCGTGGGCATGGCCGCGTCCGACACGCTCCGGCCCGAGCAGGCCGACGTGCTCGACTTCTTCGGCTACGCCGCCGGTGGCGCGCACCGCCAGCTGGCCGACGCGGGCAGGCTCGACATCCTGCCCAGCCACTACTCGCATCTGCCGGGCCTGATACAGGGTGGCGTGCTGCCGGCCGACGTGCTGCTGCTGCAGGTATCAAAGCCCGACGCCGAGGGCCGGCACAGCCTGGGCCTGGTGCGCGAATACCTGCCCGCCGTGCTCGCCAAGGCGCGCGTGGTGATAGCCGAGGTGAATCCCGCCATCCCCTGGACGCATGGCGGCCCGTATTTGCAGGCCGGCGACTTCGCCCTGCTGGTGGACGCCGAGCATCTGCCGCTGGATCAGCCGCGCGGCGCCATAGGCGCCACCGAGCAGCAGATCGCGCGCCACATCGCCGGCCTGATCGAAGACGGCGCCACGCTGCAGCTGGGCGTGGGCAACCTGCCCGAAGCCGTGCTGGCCGCGTTGCACGGCCACCGTGATCTGGGTCTGCACACGGGCGCGGTGACGGACGGCATTGCCCAGCTGGCCCAGGCGGGCGTGCTGACCAACGCCCAGAAAAGCATCGACCGGGGCGTGGGCGTGGGCGGCATCCTGATGGGCAGCGACATCCTGCGCCGCTGGGCCGAGTGCAATCCGCAGCTGGAGCTGCGCGCCACCGACTACACGCACGACCCCGTGGTGCTGGCGAAGAGCCACAAACTGGCCGCCATCAACGCCGCCATCGAGGTGGACCTGACCGGCCAGATCAACGCCGAGGTGGCGGCCGGCTGCTATGTGGGTGCCGTGGGCGGCGCGGTGGATTTTTTGCGCGGCGCGGCCAGGAGCCGTGGCGGCCTGCCCATCGTCGCGCTGCCGGCCACGGCCAAGGGCGCGAGCCGCATCGTCGCGCAGCTCTCGGGCCCGGTGAGCACGCCGCGCAGCGATGCCGGCCTCATCGTCACCGAGCATGGCGTGGCCGACCTGCGCGGCCAGCCGCTGTCGCGCCGCGTGCGCCGGCTGATAGCCATCGCCGCACCCGAACATCGCGAGAGCCTGGAACGCCAGGCCCATGAACTGCTGCGCCGCTGCGGCGCAGTGCTTTAA
- a CDS encoding enoyl-CoA hydratase/isomerase family protein — translation MSTPPVLTAIADGIGTITLNRPEARNALSKDMRPALAAAVTQMRDDPQVYAVILTGAGGAFCSGGDISGMLDSTRTGLVFRNNMRELHQWLPELVNMEKPVIAAVDGPAFGAGLSLALAADFVLATRRAKFCAVFGRIGLVPDLGMLHQLPRIVGLQKAKELVFTARTVEAEEAKQLGMVFDIVDDGAALTVAAQALAKRFGDASTAAIGMAKTIMNQSFESDARTLAEMEAYAQSMCRGSPYHQEAIRRFKAKEPLRFDWDRAP, via the coding sequence ATGAGCACACCCCCCGTATTGACCGCCATAGCCGACGGCATAGGCACCATCACCCTGAACCGCCCCGAGGCGCGCAACGCGCTCAGCAAGGACATGCGCCCGGCCCTGGCCGCGGCCGTCACGCAGATGCGCGACGACCCGCAGGTCTACGCCGTGATCCTCACCGGCGCGGGCGGCGCCTTCTGCTCGGGCGGCGACATCTCCGGCATGCTCGACAGCACGCGCACCGGCCTGGTCTTTCGGAACAATATGCGCGAGCTGCACCAGTGGCTGCCCGAGCTGGTGAACATGGAAAAGCCGGTCATCGCCGCCGTCGATGGCCCGGCCTTCGGCGCCGGCCTGAGCCTGGCGCTGGCGGCCGACTTCGTGCTGGCCACGCGCCGCGCCAAGTTTTGTGCGGTGTTCGGCCGCATCGGCCTGGTACCGGATCTGGGCATGCTGCACCAGCTGCCGCGCATCGTGGGCCTGCAAAAGGCCAAGGAGCTGGTCTTCACCGCGCGCACGGTGGAGGCAGAGGAGGCAAAACAGCTCGGCATGGTGTTCGACATCGTGGATGATGGCGCCGCCCTCACCGTGGCCGCGCAGGCGCTGGCCAAGCGCTTTGGCGATGCCTCCACCGCCGCCATCGGCATGGCCAAGACCATCATGAACCAGTCGTTCGAGAGCGACGCGCGCACCCTGGCCGAGATGGAGGCCTACGCCCAGTCCATGTGCCGCGGCTCGCCCTACCACCAGGAAGCGATACGCCGTTTCAAGGCGAAAGAACCGCTGCGCTTCGATTGGGATCGCGCACCATGA
- a CDS encoding MaoC family dehydratase — translation MAIDYHHLKNRPFAPVHQHYQARDSMLYALSLGLGNDPLDAAALPFVYEGMEGGLRALPTLAVVLGYPGFWARESDTGIDWVKLLHGEQRVRWHQPLPADCEVVGKSRVTHLTDKGEGKGAIMITERRVETAAGALLATMQQVTFLRGDGGYSQRAGQASDEPLPPLKHTPEDRAPDFTDTQVIRPEAALLYRLMGDYNPLHAEPAVAAKAGFERPILHGLASYGLVAWALLRQCAGFEPARLRALDIRFAAPVYPGETLITEIWRVPGDGKQYQLRARVAERDKVVLSHGFAELA, via the coding sequence ATGGCCATCGACTACCACCATCTGAAAAACCGCCCGTTCGCCCCCGTGCACCAGCACTACCAGGCGCGCGACAGCATGCTGTACGCGCTCAGCCTGGGGCTGGGCAACGACCCGCTCGATGCCGCCGCCCTGCCCTTCGTCTACGAGGGCATGGAAGGCGGCCTGCGCGCCCTGCCCACGCTGGCCGTGGTGCTGGGCTACCCCGGCTTCTGGGCGCGCGAGAGCGACACGGGCATTGACTGGGTCAAGCTCTTGCACGGCGAGCAGCGCGTGCGCTGGCACCAGCCGCTGCCGGCCGACTGCGAGGTGGTCGGCAAGAGCCGCGTCACCCACCTGACCGACAAGGGCGAGGGCAAGGGCGCCATCATGATCACCGAGCGCCGTGTGGAAACCGCCGCAGGCGCGCTGCTGGCCACCATGCAGCAGGTGACATTTCTGCGCGGCGACGGCGGCTATAGCCAGCGCGCGGGGCAGGCGAGCGACGAGCCGCTGCCACCGCTCAAGCACACGCCCGAGGATCGCGCGCCCGACTTCACCGACACGCAGGTCATACGCCCCGAGGCGGCGCTCTTGTACCGCCTGATGGGCGACTACAACCCGCTGCACGCCGAGCCGGCGGTGGCCGCCAAGGCCGGCTTCGAGCGCCCCATATTGCACGGCCTGGCCAGCTACGGCCTGGTGGCCTGGGCGCTGCTGCGCCAGTGCGCGGGCTTTGAGCCGGCACGTTTGAGGGCGCTGGACATCCGCTTTGCCGCGCCGGTCTATCCGGGCGAGACCCTCATCACCGAAATCTGGCGCGTGCCGGGCGATGGCAAGCAGTACCAGCTGCGCGCCCGCGTCGCGGAACGCGACAAGGTGGTGTTGAGCCACGGCTTCGCCGAGCTGGCTTGA
- a CDS encoding SDR family NAD(P)-dependent oxidoreductase — MAQKMVQDKVVVVTGAGGGIGRDMALALAAAGAKVVVNDIGTSTSGEGQDAGPAQKVVEEIKAAGGQAVANTDSVAEAVAAGRIVQCALDSFGRIDGVVNNAGILRDRFFHKMSLDEWDAVLKVHLYGSYYMSRAAANHFKEQESGTFVHMTSTSGLIGNFGQANYSAAKLALVALSKSIALDMAKFNVRSNCIAPFAWSRMIGSIPTDTPEQQARVAKIQQMTPNKIAPLAVYLLSDAAKDVNAQVFAVRNNEIFLMSQPRPVRSVHRSEGWTAESIAEHGMPALTRSFVPMERSGDVFSWDPV, encoded by the coding sequence ATGGCGCAAAAGATGGTGCAGGACAAGGTGGTGGTGGTCACGGGCGCTGGCGGCGGCATTGGGCGCGACATGGCGCTGGCGCTGGCCGCGGCGGGGGCCAAGGTGGTGGTCAACGACATTGGCACCTCCACCAGCGGCGAGGGCCAGGACGCCGGCCCGGCGCAGAAGGTGGTGGAAGAAATCAAGGCCGCCGGTGGCCAGGCCGTGGCCAATACCGACAGCGTGGCCGAGGCCGTGGCCGCCGGGCGCATCGTGCAATGCGCGCTCGACAGCTTTGGCCGCATCGACGGCGTGGTGAACAACGCCGGCATCCTGCGCGACCGCTTCTTCCACAAGATGAGCCTGGACGAGTGGGACGCGGTGCTCAAGGTGCACCTGTACGGCAGCTACTACATGAGCCGCGCTGCGGCCAACCATTTCAAGGAGCAGGAGAGCGGCACCTTCGTGCACATGACCTCCACCTCGGGCCTGATCGGCAACTTCGGCCAGGCCAACTACAGCGCGGCCAAGCTGGCACTGGTGGCGCTGTCCAAGAGCATTGCGCTGGACATGGCCAAGTTCAACGTGCGCTCCAACTGCATCGCGCCCTTTGCCTGGAGCCGCATGATCGGCTCCATCCCCACCGACACGCCCGAGCAGCAGGCGCGCGTGGCCAAGATCCAGCAGATGACGCCCAACAAGATCGCGCCGCTGGCGGTCTACCTGCTGTCGGATGCGGCCAAGGACGTGAACGCCCAGGTGTTCGCCGTGCGCAACAACGAGATCTTTTTGATGAGCCAGCCGCGCCCCGTGCGCTCGGTGCACCGCAGCGAGGGCTGGACGGCGGAGAGCATCGCCGAGCATGGCATGCCGGCTCTGACCCGATCCTTCGTGCCGATGGAGCGTTCCGGCGACGTGTTCTCCTGGGATCCAGTCTGA